In the Flavobacterium sp. 90 genome, TGCTCAATTGCAAATGCTTTTTGACCGTCTTTTCCGATATCAAAAAATTGATCTCTTTCAGGATTGTAGGCATTTAATTCTGCACTGATTGTGGGGTTGTCCCAAATACGGGCTTGAATGGTTAGTGCTTTTGATGCATCAATGTTATACTGTGACGCTAACAAAAAAAGATTCTTTTTAAGAAACTGGCTCTCACAATCCTGAAGTGTGACTGTTTTTTGAGCTGTAATCGCTTGATTGAATAATACAAGCAATAGTAATGCACATAGTTTTCTCATTGTATCAAATTTATTTTATACAAATATTCTATCAGCAGACTTTAAGATGCCTTAAATTCTACCTTAAAAATACCTTAAAATAAATTAAAAATGAAAAAATAATTGAAATAAATTCGTGTTAATATCTGTAGCCGTGTAAGTTATAGTGGCGTTGTGAAGATTTAGAATTCGCTGAACAATACGCAATCCTAAACCAAAACCAGTAGTTCCCTTTGAGTTCTCGCCACGCATAAAGGGCTGAAAGAGATTTTGCTGTTCCGTTTCGCTTAAAGTTTTACCAGTATTTAAAACCGAAATAACCAGATTGTCATCTTCAGTACTTATTTTGACCTTTGCTTGTTTATTATCAGAGTAAACACAAGCATTTTTTAAGACATTGCTTAAGGCAATTTCTAATAGATTTTTGTTTCCTTTGATTTCTAAAGCCGTATCTAAATTGTCATTTTCTTCTATTTCGAAAAGAATAACAAAATCAGGAAAGCTTTTATTTAACTTTTCAATTGCCGAAAACAGAATCTCATCAATACGATGAACTTCGTTATTATTGAAATTCTTAGCATCAATTTTAGATAAAACCAATAAAGAATTAATTAGCTCCGTTAATTGATTTACATCAGATAAAATCGTTTTTAGAAACGATTTACTTTCTGGTGGAGTTTTATCGTTAGCAACTATATTTTCAATTTGAGAAGTAATTCGGGATAAAGGAGTTCGGAGTTCATGTGAAGCGTGCGCAGTAAACTCTTTCTGTTTTTGATAAGAAACCTCAATCCGGTCCATCATAAAGTTAAACTCATTTGCAATCAAATCAATTTCGTTCTTATTGCTTTTAGCAGCAATACGAGTATCGAGGTTGTTCTCGTTTATGTTTTTGATTTTCTGATGAAAAGAACTCAACGGATTCATCGCTTTTTTGACCGTAAAAGACGTTAAAACCCAACAAATACAAGTAAAGAAAATATAAGAAATTACAAGAGTATATCTTAAGAATAGAAGTTTTCTTTGTCCATAATCGTCTTTTGCAGATATTAAAGCATAAAAATCTCGGTCTTTAGTATCATAAAAAACGCCATAAACTTCATAATTACCTTGTTGTTTAAAGAAAGTTTTATGCTTTTTCAGGTATTTTAAATCGTCAATCGACCAATTGATTCTGGCGTCATCAATACTACTATATATAAGTTTGTAGTGAGAATCGAATACCAATGTTTTCTCATCGTACAATTTATTGATAGAATTTTGATCGATCATTTTCAAAAGCTGATCGTCAACTTCTTTTACATTCACTAAAAGTTTAATGTTCGAAAGCGCTTTTATTTCCAGGCGATCGCGAAATTCTTCCTTTCTAAAATTAGAATATAAAACAAATATCAAAGTAGAAGCCAACCCAAAAAGGATTGTAAACAATAAACTGACTAATAATGATATTCGGTTTTTTAAAGTCATTCCTGATCGCTTAAATAATATCCATATCCAATTTTGGTTCTGATAAGTTTTGTTTCGTGGTCTTTGTCTATTTTTTTTCTTAGAAAATTAATATAAACTTCAATCGTATTCTGATTCG is a window encoding:
- a CDS encoding HAMP domain-containing sensor histidine kinase; this translates as MTLKNRISLLVSLLFTILFGLASTLIFVLYSNFRKEEFRDRLEIKALSNIKLLVNVKEVDDQLLKMIDQNSINKLYDEKTLVFDSHYKLIYSSIDDARINWSIDDLKYLKKHKTFFKQQGNYEVYGVFYDTKDRDFYALISAKDDYGQRKLLFLRYTLVISYIFFTCICWVLTSFTVKKAMNPLSSFHQKIKNINENNLDTRIAAKSNKNEIDLIANEFNFMMDRIEVSYQKQKEFTAHASHELRTPLSRITSQIENIVANDKTPPESKSFLKTILSDVNQLTELINSLLVLSKIDAKNFNNNEVHRIDEILFSAIEKLNKSFPDFVILFEIEENDNLDTALEIKGNKNLLEIALSNVLKNACVYSDNKQAKVKISTEDDNLVISVLNTGKTLSETEQQNLFQPFMRGENSKGTTGFGLGLRIVQRILNLHNATITYTATDINTNLFQLFFHF